The Candidatus Poribacteria bacterium genome includes a region encoding these proteins:
- a CDS encoding DUF4129 domain-containing protein translates to MGNFNDVALFGTGRCGIKRSKRGGRTVKKSVWVGVIVCFMVVSPFFAMAIEEQTFREELERRAEMEVSYEEYREALAKILEPKSGWDADLRYVLFPLGAVALGIVIAFFIRQIRMNLIVEARDDVSGTTQGRVETERAALARAETAEASDDFRGALRFLYLSAILRLQERGVLPYDKSLTNREYLHQIQENTDLQETLGPAVTVFDEVWYGHKPCDAETVVAYRNLLRDVYTRN, encoded by the coding sequence ATGGGCAATTTTAACGACGTTGCTCTATTTGGAACGGGTCGGTGTGGAATTAAACGGTCTAAAAGAGGCGGGAGAACTGTGAAAAAAAGCGTTTGGGTTGGTGTTATCGTCTGTTTTATGGTGGTTTCTCCATTTTTCGCCATGGCGATCGAAGAACAGACGTTTCGCGAAGAATTAGAGAGACGTGCGGAGATGGAAGTCTCTTACGAAGAATACCGAGAGGCTTTAGCGAAGATCCTTGAACCCAAGAGCGGATGGGATGCGGATCTCAGGTATGTATTGTTCCCGCTTGGAGCCGTCGCACTGGGGATTGTGATTGCCTTTTTTATCCGACAAATCCGAATGAATCTGATTGTTGAAGCACGCGACGATGTGTCAGGGACCACACAAGGGCGGGTAGAGACAGAGCGGGCGGCGCTTGCCCGCGCCGAGACGGCGGAGGCATCAGACGACTTTCGCGGCGCACTCCGTTTCCTGTATCTCTCTGCGATTTTGCGCCTTCAGGAGCGCGGCGTACTCCCTTACGATAAGAGTCTCACCAATCGCGAATACCTCCATCAAATACAAGAGAACACCGATCTACAGGAGACGCTCGGACCCGCGGTTACCGTTTTCGATGAGGTCTGGTACGGACACAAACCGTGCGATGCGGAGACCGTCGTGGCGTATCGGAATCTGTTGCGAGACGTCTATACAAGGAACTGA
- a CDS encoding MoxR family ATPase has product MTNLVQTVFEKMKQEAQKVIVGQAELFELMVVSLFSGGHVLLEGVPGTAKTLVAKTLAMIVSGQFSRVQFTPDLMPSDIVGTSVYDLATNQFNLKRGPVFTNVLLADEINRAPAKTQSALLECMEERQVSIDGIRHELPPPFMVLATQNPIEYEGTYPLPEAQLDRFLFKLRVDYPLPEVETEILMNYHHGFNATRLETIGIKSVVDSASLQACQEAIQAITVEDSIFNYIVGLAEASRVSNELVLGGSPRASIALLLASKTYAALQGRDYILPDDVKFLAPPVYRHRILLKPDAEIEGLTPDDVIDRLLAEAEIPR; this is encoded by the coding sequence ATGACGAATCTGGTTCAAACGGTTTTTGAGAAAATGAAGCAGGAGGCACAAAAAGTTATTGTTGGACAAGCGGAGCTTTTTGAGCTTATGGTCGTGAGTCTGTTTTCCGGGGGGCATGTGCTGTTAGAAGGGGTCCCTGGGACAGCGAAGACACTCGTTGCGAAGACCTTGGCAATGATAGTCTCCGGGCAATTCAGTCGTGTGCAATTCACCCCTGACCTGATGCCGTCGGACATTGTCGGTACCAGCGTCTACGATCTGGCGACGAACCAATTTAACCTCAAGCGCGGTCCCGTTTTTACGAATGTCCTACTCGCTGATGAGATTAACCGTGCACCGGCGAAGACGCAATCGGCACTCTTAGAGTGTATGGAGGAACGGCAGGTAAGCATTGACGGTATCCGCCATGAACTCCCACCGCCATTTATGGTATTAGCAACGCAAAATCCTATCGAATACGAAGGCACCTACCCACTCCCCGAAGCGCAGCTGGATCGGTTTCTGTTCAAATTACGGGTGGATTATCCGCTTCCAGAGGTGGAAACAGAGATTTTGATGAACTATCATCACGGTTTTAATGCCACACGCTTGGAAACAATAGGTATTAAGAGTGTCGTTGACAGCGCGTCACTTCAGGCGTGTCAGGAGGCGATCCAAGCGATCACAGTGGAAGATTCGATCTTCAATTATATTGTCGGTTTGGCGGAAGCATCGCGTGTGTCCAATGAGTTAGTGTTGGGTGGCAGTCCACGCGCCTCAATTGCGCTTTTGTTGGCGAGCAAAACCTACGCCGCACTTCAAGGACGGGATTATATTCTGCCCGACGATGTCAAATTCTTGGCACCGCCTGTCTATCGGCATCGAATTCTCCTGAAACCGGATGCCGAGATTGAGGGACTAACGCCCGACGATGTGATTGATAGATTGCTTGCCGAGGCAGAAATTCCGAGGTAG